The following are from one region of the Oryzias melastigma strain HK-1 linkage group LG22, ASM292280v2, whole genome shotgun sequence genome:
- the LOC112145298 gene encoding alcohol dehydrogenase 1 isoform X2, with amino-acid sequence MDTAGKVIKCKAAVAWEPNKPLVIEDIEVAPPQANEVRIKIVATGVCHTDLYHLFEGMHKDGFPAVLGHEGAGIVESVGPGVSEFQPGDRVIPLFISQCRECRFCKSPKTNQCEKGWAADHYDVMALADSRFTCKGKKVLQFMGTSTFSEYTVMNQIAVAKIDPAAPLDKVCLLGCGVCTGFGAAVNTAKVEPGSTCAVFGMGAVGLAAVMGCKFAGAKRIIAVDTNPEKAEKARVFGATEFVNPKDYNRPISKVLAEMTNGGVDYSLECVGNVDVMRNALESCMKGWGVSVVVGWTDKHDFSARPIQLIAGRTWKGTLFGGFKSKDGVPQMVKAYMERKVKLDEFITHNMTLAQVNEAIELMKRGGCIRTVLSVSRH; translated from the exons ATGGACACAGCTGGTAAG GTCATCAAGTGCAAGGCAGCCGTGGCCTGGGAGCCCAACAAGCCCCTGGTGATTGAGGACATTGAGGTGGCGCCACCTCAAGCCAACGAGGTTCGCATCAAG ATTGTGGCGACCGGGGTGTGCCACACGGACCTGTACCATCTGTTTGAAGGGATGCACAAAGATGGGTTCCCTGCCGTTCTTGGCCATGAGGGAGCTGGAATAGTGGAAAGCGTTGGTCCCGGAGTCTCTGAATTTCAACCAG gagACAGGGTTATTCCTCTGTTTATCTCCCAGTGTCGGGAATGTCGCTTCTGCAAGAGTCCTAAAACCAACCAGTGTGAAAAAGGATG GGCTGCTGATCACTACGACGTCATGGCATTGGCTGACTCCAGGTTTACTTGTAAAGGGAAGAAGGTGCTGCAGTTCATGGGAACCAGTACCTTCTCCGAGTACACCGTGATGAACCAGATCGCTGTGGCCAAGATTGATCCGGCTGCTCCTCTGGATAAAGTCTGCCTCCTTGGCTGTGGCGTCTGCACTGGCTTTGGAGCTGCGGTTAACACTGCCAAG GTTGAGCCGGGCTCCACGTGTGCAGTCTTTGGTATGGGGGCTGTGGGTTTGGCTGCAGTCATGGGCTGCAAGTTTGCAGGAGCCAAAAGGATCATCGCTGTTGACACCAATCCAGAGAAAGCTGAGAAGGCCAGAGTATTCGGCGCCACTGAATTTGTCAACCCCAAGGATTACAATAGACCCATCAGCAAAGTCCTGGCTGAGATGACCAACGGGGGCGTCGACTACTCCCTGGAATGTGTTGGGAATGTGGACGTCATG CGGAATGCCTTAGAGTCGTGTATGAAGGGATGGGGTGTCAGCGTGGTCGTTGGCTGGACGGACAAACACGACTTTTCTGCTCGACCCATTCAGCTCATTGCTGGACGGACCTGGAAGGGAACCCTGTTTGGAG GGTTTAAGAGTAAGGACGGCGTCCCACAGATGGTCAAAGCTTACATGGAGAGGAAGGTGAAGCTGGATGAGTTCATCACTCACAACATGACTTTGGCTCAAGTCAATGAAGCCATTGAGCTGATGAAGCGCGGCGGATG catccGGACAGTCCTGAGTGTTTCCAGACACTAA
- the LOC112145298 gene encoding alcohol dehydrogenase 1 isoform X1 has translation MATAGKVIKCKAAVAWEPNKPLVIEDIEVAPPQANEVRIKIVATGVCHTDLYHLFEGMHKDGFPAVLGHEGAGIVESVGPGVSEFQPGDRVIPLFISQCRECRFCKSPKTNQCEKGWAADHYDVMALADSRFTCKGKKVLQFMGTSTFSEYTVMNQIAVAKIDPAAPLDKVCLLGCGVCTGFGAAVNTAKVEPGSTCAVFGMGAVGLAAVMGCKFAGAKRIIAVDTNPEKAEKARVFGATEFVNPKDYNRPISKVLAEMTNGGVDYSLECVGNVDVMRNALESCMKGWGVSVVVGWTDKHDFSARPIQLIAGRTWKGTLFGGFKSKDGVPQMVKAYMERKVKLDEFITHNMTLAQVNEAIELMKRGGCIRTVLSVSRH, from the exons ATGGCCACAGCTGGTAAG GTCATCAAGTGCAAGGCAGCCGTGGCCTGGGAGCCCAACAAGCCCCTGGTGATTGAGGACATTGAGGTGGCGCCACCTCAAGCCAACGAGGTTCGCATCAAG ATTGTGGCGACCGGGGTGTGCCACACGGACCTGTACCATCTGTTTGAAGGGATGCACAAAGATGGGTTCCCTGCCGTTCTTGGCCATGAGGGAGCTGGAATAGTGGAAAGCGTTGGTCCCGGAGTCTCTGAATTTCAACCAG gagACAGGGTTATTCCTCTGTTTATCTCCCAGTGTCGGGAATGTCGCTTCTGCAAGAGTCCTAAAACCAACCAGTGTGAAAAAGGATG GGCTGCTGATCACTACGACGTCATGGCATTGGCTGACTCCAGGTTTACTTGTAAAGGGAAGAAGGTGCTGCAGTTCATGGGAACCAGTACCTTCTCCGAGTACACCGTGATGAACCAGATCGCTGTGGCCAAGATTGATCCGGCTGCTCCTCTGGATAAAGTCTGCCTCCTTGGCTGTGGCGTCTGCACTGGCTTTGGAGCTGCGGTTAACACTGCCAAG GTTGAGCCGGGCTCCACGTGTGCAGTCTTTGGTATGGGGGCTGTGGGTTTGGCTGCAGTCATGGGCTGCAAGTTTGCAGGAGCCAAAAGGATCATCGCTGTTGACACCAATCCAGAGAAAGCTGAGAAGGCCAGAGTATTCGGCGCCACTGAATTTGTCAACCCCAAGGATTACAATAGACCCATCAGCAAAGTCCTGGCTGAGATGACCAACGGGGGCGTCGACTACTCCCTGGAATGTGTTGGGAATGTGGACGTCATG CGGAATGCCTTAGAGTCGTGTATGAAGGGATGGGGTGTCAGCGTGGTCGTTGGCTGGACGGACAAACACGACTTTTCTGCTCGACCCATTCAGCTCATTGCTGGACGGACCTGGAAGGGAACCCTGTTTGGAG GGTTTAAGAGTAAGGACGGCGTCCCACAGATGGTCAAAGCTTACATGGAGAGGAAGGTGAAGCTGGATGAGTTCATCACTCACAACATGACTTTGGCTCAAGTCAATGAAGCCATTGAGCTGATGAAGCGCGGCGGATG catccGGACAGTCCTGAGTGTTTCCAGACACTAA